In Mycolicibacterium alvei, a single window of DNA contains:
- a CDS encoding nuclear transport factor 2 family protein yields the protein MADRAEVEREFRHYYLTGPVMEDWVGWAELFTDDAPYFDHFYGTFIGPNEIAPYLEGTMGASPMVYTVLKWYVIDGDRVVYECLNRADNPEPGGPPIDFPSYQIVDYAGGGKWSREEDIWIMGEMKDFARRYAKAERAFPQTLEDKLSRADWGPWVDWARPQTGHQARPSWYGKPDFTPFRGIDDIHFGIRSH from the coding sequence ATGGCTGATCGTGCAGAGGTCGAACGCGAGTTCCGCCATTACTACCTGACCGGACCTGTGATGGAGGATTGGGTTGGGTGGGCCGAGCTGTTCACCGACGACGCGCCCTACTTCGACCATTTCTACGGAACTTTCATCGGCCCCAACGAGATTGCGCCGTACCTTGAAGGCACCATGGGCGCTTCGCCCATGGTGTACACCGTCCTGAAGTGGTACGTCATCGACGGTGACCGGGTGGTGTACGAGTGCCTCAACCGGGCGGACAACCCCGAACCGGGAGGTCCACCGATCGATTTCCCGTCCTATCAGATCGTCGACTACGCCGGCGGCGGCAAGTGGAGTCGCGAGGAAGACATCTGGATCATGGGCGAGATGAAGGATTTCGCTCGGCGCTATGCAAAAGCCGAGCGTGCTTTCCCGCAGACCCTCGAGGACAAATTGAGCCGGGCCGATTGGGGGCCCTGGGTCGACTGGGCGCGTCCCCAGACCGGCCATCAGGCCCGTCCATCGTGGTACGGCAAGCCCGATTTCACACCGTTTCGGGGTATCGACGACATCCACTTCGGGATCCGCTCCCACTGA
- a CDS encoding SDR family NAD(P)-dependent oxidoreductase translates to MGLAGAMVLAADGAAVAVIGRDETRAKAASDALAEAGASAVYAVTADVSQAGAAVDAVTEAATLLGRLDGIAVTMGTAGMMPVDSDDEAWDAAFRDVLLATTRSVQAAIPHLVKTKGAVVTTSAYSSRAPHEPRLPYASLKAAVATFTRGIARTYGKDGVRANSIAPGAVETDALHAIRGYIAENKGYPYEEALERALVEDFGFDAALARPGQPDEIGALIAFLLSDRCAFVTGQTIYADGGAP, encoded by the coding sequence ATGGGCCTGGCAGGCGCCATGGTGTTGGCAGCTGACGGGGCTGCGGTCGCAGTGATCGGCCGTGATGAGACGAGGGCCAAAGCGGCGTCCGATGCTCTCGCGGAGGCCGGCGCGTCGGCGGTGTACGCCGTCACCGCCGACGTGAGCCAGGCAGGCGCGGCCGTCGATGCCGTGACCGAGGCGGCGACACTGTTGGGCCGCCTCGACGGCATCGCCGTCACGATGGGCACCGCGGGCATGATGCCGGTCGATTCGGACGACGAGGCGTGGGACGCGGCCTTTCGTGATGTGCTGCTAGCGACGACGCGGAGTGTTCAAGCAGCAATCCCACATCTGGTCAAGACGAAAGGGGCGGTCGTCACCACGTCCGCCTACTCGTCACGTGCGCCGCACGAGCCCCGGTTGCCGTACGCCAGCCTGAAGGCCGCGGTTGCGACGTTCACCCGCGGTATCGCCCGTACGTACGGCAAGGACGGTGTCCGGGCCAACTCCATCGCACCGGGCGCAGTGGAAACCGATGCGCTGCATGCTATTCGCGGCTACATCGCGGAGAACAAGGGTTATCCGTACGAAGAGGCGCTGGAGCGTGCGCTTGTCGAAGACTTCGGGTTCGACGCGGCGCTGGCCCGCCCGGGCCAACCCGACGAGATCGGTGCGCTGATCGCGTTCCTCCTGTCGGATCGGTGCGCATTCGTGACAGGCCAGACCATCTATGCCGACGGAGGAGCACCGTAG
- a CDS encoding aldehyde dehydrogenase family protein, producing the protein MTASPIAAATVNFNPETRLFIDGQLRDASTGRTADNINPATEEVLGIAADAGAEDMDAAIAAARHAFDSTDWSTNREFRQHCLMQLHEALQQEKEEMRAELVAEAGAPLGMTYIAQLDWPLADAIRWPAEHISEFAWERQLGEDAKMGVPYNRMVVKEAMGVVGAITPWNFPVEIVANKVGQILATGNTMVLKPAIETPWSVLRWGRIIAEKTDIPPGVVNIVTAADNNVAQRLLTDPRIDMISFTGSTAVGELIQQLTAPTMKRNLLELGGKSVYLLLDDVDLAATVPGCIGALMHSGQGCALTTRMLVPRKYYDEAVEIATATFGGVPVGDPADPANFCGPLVSAKQRDRVLGYIQVAKEQGARVTVGGGAPAGLDRGFFVAPTVLADVRPDHRVFQEEIFGPVITITPYDGGDDGAVEMANNSTYGLAGTVLGSYERAMAVARRIRTGSVNVNGGIFYAADAPFGGYKMSGIGRQNGVEGFEQHLQTKVIAYTTD; encoded by the coding sequence ATGACGGCTTCACCCATCGCTGCCGCCACCGTCAACTTCAACCCCGAGACCCGGCTGTTCATCGACGGCCAGTTGCGCGACGCGTCGACCGGTCGGACCGCCGACAACATCAACCCGGCCACCGAGGAAGTACTCGGCATCGCCGCCGATGCCGGCGCCGAGGACATGGACGCCGCGATCGCCGCGGCCCGGCATGCCTTCGACAGCACCGACTGGTCGACCAACCGAGAGTTCCGCCAGCACTGTCTGATGCAGTTGCACGAGGCGCTGCAGCAGGAGAAGGAGGAGATGCGCGCCGAGTTGGTCGCCGAGGCCGGCGCGCCGTTGGGCATGACGTACATCGCCCAGTTGGACTGGCCGCTGGCCGATGCGATCCGCTGGCCGGCCGAGCACATCTCGGAGTTCGCCTGGGAACGTCAGCTCGGCGAGGACGCCAAAATGGGTGTTCCCTATAACCGCATGGTGGTCAAAGAGGCCATGGGCGTTGTCGGTGCGATCACACCGTGGAATTTTCCGGTCGAGATCGTCGCCAACAAGGTCGGTCAGATCTTGGCCACCGGCAACACCATGGTGCTCAAGCCGGCTATCGAGACGCCGTGGAGCGTGCTCCGCTGGGGACGCATCATCGCCGAAAAGACTGACATCCCACCGGGTGTGGTGAACATCGTGACTGCCGCCGACAACAATGTCGCCCAGCGCCTGCTGACCGATCCGCGGATCGATATGATCTCGTTCACCGGCTCGACGGCCGTCGGGGAACTGATCCAGCAGCTGACGGCACCGACCATGAAGCGCAATCTGCTCGAGTTGGGCGGCAAGTCGGTCTACCTGTTGCTCGACGATGTCGACCTTGCCGCAACGGTTCCCGGCTGCATCGGCGCGTTGATGCACTCCGGGCAGGGCTGCGCCCTGACCACTCGAATGCTGGTGCCGCGCAAATACTATGACGAAGCCGTGGAGATAGCCACCGCGACATTCGGCGGAGTGCCCGTCGGCGACCCGGCCGACCCAGCGAACTTCTGCGGCCCGTTGGTGTCGGCAAAACAGCGCGACCGGGTGCTGGGCTACATCCAGGTGGCCAAGGAGCAAGGCGCACGGGTGACTGTCGGCGGCGGGGCGCCCGCCGGACTGGACCGCGGATTCTTCGTCGCACCAACAGTTCTGGCTGACGTCCGCCCGGATCACCGGGTATTCCAGGAGGAGATCTTCGGTCCGGTCATCACCATCACGCCGTACGACGGCGGCGATGACGGAGCGGTCGAGATGGCCAACAACTCGACATACGGCCTGGCCGGCACGGTGTTGGGCTCGTACGAGCGTGCGATGGCCGTTGCACGGCGTATCCGCACTGGCTCGGTGAACGTCAATGGCGGCATCTTCTACGCCGCAGATGCACCGTTCGGGGGCTACAAGATGAGCGGTATCGGCAGGCAGAACGGCGTCGAGGGATTTGAGCAGCACCTGCAGACCAAAGTGATCGCCTACACGACGGACTAA
- a CDS encoding acyl-CoA dehydrogenase family protein, whose product MTAPADSAVTGRRHDEYVAQVAVYRQEFRRYLCELDTADQWRSAAFTSAEDGLAHDATVMARLYADGWNRYGWPESAGGLGGNEIHRAVYYEELGHAMLPIPAQHWTLETLGPALLKFAPHLGAQYLPGYLSGAEWWGQSFSEPESGSDLATLRTRAVDDGTGGFVINGQKIWTSQGPTAARLLALVRTGAPESRHRGLTMMMVDADAPGVTIRPIALASGRRELAEVFFDDVRVDRARVVGDVDGGWAVAMHLMQYERGMYGYAVLNKVLTELGRLREDMVTAGATDAQRQRFARVYVDVAAAQARTATTVRRLAAGEAVGADSSIDKLLFGRAEKEVNDLILDINRAHMLAGTGGAALNTARAEWWYSRAATVMGGTAEVQRGIIADHLLGLPKERGK is encoded by the coding sequence TTGACCGCCCCTGCAGACAGCGCCGTAACCGGCCGCCGTCACGACGAATATGTCGCCCAAGTCGCGGTGTACCGCCAGGAGTTCCGGCGATACCTGTGTGAGCTGGACACGGCCGATCAATGGCGCTCGGCCGCGTTCACCAGCGCTGAGGACGGCCTGGCCCACGACGCCACGGTGATGGCCCGGCTGTACGCCGACGGCTGGAACCGGTACGGCTGGCCGGAGTCCGCAGGAGGCCTGGGCGGCAACGAAATACACCGCGCGGTGTACTACGAGGAACTCGGCCATGCGATGCTGCCGATCCCGGCCCAGCACTGGACGTTGGAGACGCTCGGGCCGGCCCTGCTGAAGTTCGCGCCGCACCTGGGCGCGCAGTACCTGCCCGGCTACCTCAGCGGCGCGGAATGGTGGGGGCAGAGCTTCTCCGAGCCGGAGTCCGGCAGCGACCTGGCCACTCTGCGCACGCGCGCGGTCGACGACGGCACCGGTGGGTTCGTCATCAACGGCCAGAAGATCTGGACCAGCCAGGGGCCGACCGCCGCGCGCCTGCTGGCGCTGGTGCGCACCGGTGCACCGGAGAGCCGCCACCGCGGGCTGACCATGATGATGGTCGACGCCGACGCACCGGGAGTCACGATCCGCCCGATCGCACTGGCCAGCGGACGCCGTGAATTGGCCGAGGTGTTCTTCGATGACGTCCGCGTCGACCGCGCGCGGGTGGTCGGCGACGTCGACGGCGGCTGGGCCGTGGCGATGCACCTCATGCAGTACGAACGCGGCATGTACGGCTACGCCGTGCTCAACAAGGTGCTCACCGAGTTGGGCCGCCTGCGAGAAGACATGGTCACGGCAGGTGCCACCGATGCGCAGCGCCAGCGCTTCGCCCGGGTGTATGTCGACGTGGCGGCCGCGCAGGCCCGTACCGCTACCACTGTGCGCCGACTCGCCGCGGGTGAGGCGGTCGGCGCGGACAGCAGCATCGACAAGCTGCTGTTCGGCCGGGCCGAGAAGGAGGTCAACGACCTCATCTTGGACATCAACCGCGCACACATGCTCGCGGGCACCGGAGGCGCGGCGCTGAACACCGCGCGCGCCGAGTGGTGGTATTCGCGAGCCGCGACGGTGATGGGCGGCACAGCCGAAGTGCAGCGCGGCATCATCGCCGACCACCTGCTCGGCCTCCCGAAGGAGAGGGGTAAATGA